The window AGCTTCCATCGTGCATCTTTATTCGCCCATGGGCTTCTGAAGTGCAAGTAAAGTTGGATACTGATGTGCCACTCGTCAGGGTGTTCTCTTGGTTCTTCACAGGGGTGCACTATTACATGATAGGTTCAGAAAAACGGCATCTTAGCTGATACTGGTATAAAACTGTGATTGGGTAATATATGTGATGGTAGTGGGTTGTTGCTGAGCAAGTACTAGGCTTGGTTTCTGACTACACAGCACATACGTTACATCTGCCTTTCTTTAAATAGATTTAAGCGAGTTCTTTTTCTTGTCTTAATTCCTTTGCTTCCAATTTCGAAAGTGATAAGGTAAAAAGTGTTCCGTGTGCCAGTTATTTTCCTATAAAgtgtacaacaacaaaaaaagaaacattgtaAATGTTTATCAATataaacaccaagaaatttaataCTGTCTAACCTTTCTATACAATGTTAATCAATTGTGATTTCAATATTCTCTATTGCATCAATCACAACCTGACCTAATCCACTAccaaactattttttttaaattaacaATTATCTCTTTACTTATAAACCAGTTATATTAATTTCTTCTCTTTAACTCAAACTCAATATTATCTTTCAATTCGTAAAAGAATGAACATTCATTATacgaaatacagtcatttcgtaatgaaatgaacacttcgtcgacgaaatgaccgatttcgaccatgcgacacttggcgacTCATATCAGAGTGCATGGCTGGCTACTTAGTTATTACAGCAGAAGACCTGCGTACacctatagggctcacacccgtaaatacaatggaatgtcccagaccccttcacaaattcgtaccaaagataccaaaataaatgaagaaaaaaattaattaaaaatcagtgatgtagtttggcaaaaaaaactgaatagctgcagatattgagtatgaattcctctacaaattgcattttggttggaagatgaaagcttttctggtggaatttgaggggaccatatttcattgggtacgtgtacggaaaatgggtgattttttgagtgacaagaactcgtagtctggctctgcggacccctggacagaatttgaacagaagaatccaccctgaaaatttgatggatgaaagggtatatctagcttatccaggttagtgaagctgaaacacctcatttctcccagctattttacagaattttttgaaatttgatctttaacacacatccctatggggaaatattcatgggtgtgagccctatagaggatgcatgcaatgcacacaagtctatgggaagtattcatcccatacaaactctgctggtttatgttgatctattgtgtcagatctcttcctccctccccccttccccttcctaccccccccccccccccctctacctctctcctctaccccccccccccccctcctccaactctgtttggctacatttgttttcttattatgttgttgtggtatagatagatctttgtactgtagcagtcatcagtatcacacaactttgaatgactgtgttattttaatgtatttctttgtttggctaccactgaaactggtcaaaattcataaagttagtctgtttgacaaaacaaagacttttcaagtattttgtaggcaataatgtgatgatgacaccccaattatcaaagattactgcctgcatctaggtattcatcttatgaagaactgatcaacactacatttttatttttttaaaaacctcaatgggcatgagtttcaaaaatgtccctttgagaagctttataacccttgaatgtgtaatttcccatatgatgtaggtgcaaatatcatcaaaaacacatttatgatgtttaaaagtcaaataagaaatatgacctccactatagcgTACGTGCATTCGCATACGGCAGTTGTACGGGGAGAAGAGAACGAGCGAGTAAACAGCTGACGAGTACTATAGATAAACTCGGCAATTAAAATGATAATGCGATTCCTGTATACATAACAATTACTTACCTTTATTCTGGATCGGTGTTGATGGTTTGTAATGACATTAGGGCCCACTAAGAAGCTGAAACATACAGTTTTTCTGACCTAGAATGTCAATGAGTGTCATTTTCATATGGTCAAAACTGGGCGTGGCCCCTAAACCTATGGATTTCCAATGAACGGATTGCGTAATGATGCATAAGCCTTATACGAGATAATATCTAGGGAGTACAAAAATGCATTAGTGCCTCTTGGAATTctttattatacaaatgatgcacaggatagagtgcgttagtggagatgtagccaactcgagggtatttacaattgtgaaacatgcacgaggcgaagccgagtgcatgttgcactacattgtaaatacccgagagtgagctgcatctccactaacgccacgaaataatcctgtgcatcatttgttttataaaatgggtcgaaaactaacagcatttttcacgtacctttgtgggtcaataccagtcagctacatgtagcactagctcaagtcaaaaagtcaagatgtccgaagatgttcgtcccaaacatattccgcacgtcgcactcggaaatcccgcacataaaaGTACTGTGAGcatgtacgtataagagtatacgtacgccacatgtatccacaagaaaggccggctggcagcctgaactagaagttgtttacaggattgacagcgcgtacagtagcgcgcgacgcatttgtaacaactgattgagtgcgcactgcttgtgtaaacattgtgagtcaggccgtgcatgttagtgagaaattaatgcacgcacacgtgactcatttcagcgcttccaattggctacattcttgaacccattttataacatataatattacaaagaGTAGTGTATTTAAAAAATAGgcccacacacacaatatcaacATTACAATCGTTATAGCCTGACACGAATGAAGTGGCTTGACAATACTGTTAGGGGAGATCGCATTAATTATAAAAATGTTATGTGTTTTTTAACATGCGATAAATCAGCATATTGTATCAACAATACATACCTTTCTCTGTGCTAACAAAGTCGGATTCACTTTCGCAGCGTCACTATTGTCGATTTATGTCCGACTTCGATGGGCATTTCGATGGAGATGATCACAACTTGTCGTCCTTCCGTTGAGCCTCCGTGATGGATCGAAGggaaatcaaattgaatgtgGACTGGCTTTCATGGCTTTTGGGaccctacactgtaaaaacatgggtgttagatttaacaccacgggtgttaaatctaacaccgatcaaacttcaataaaggaccacacccacaggtgttaaaaatgcactgtgatggtgttgaaaagtgttcacctgacactctgtggtgttaatttgacactgtaccaggtgttattttgacactgtactggtgttaattaaaaaatgacaccacatggtgttgatttgatacttgttggtgttaatatcaatggtttaacacccgtccagcttcaataagggaccacaccagctggtgttactttggtgtaaaattattttcacattttttcaaaaatctagtattttaatgtaaaattcttgatcgtcttgtttaaattaaaaatcaacaagaagtgcagttactaagaaactcttcaaaaaacagtttaaaatttggaaatgacacccgggggtgttaatttaacaccataaatgagcaccgaaaatttaacaccagctcggtgttcactatttaacaccggactttttgcagtgtataaaAGGGAGTATGGAGAATCAGTCATGGGAGCAAGGCAGATTGTGAAGATGGACGACGAAACACCATGTTAGGAATACTCATTTTCGCCGTGACCTTATATaatgaccagggaggtggtctcacctccctgataatGACCTAGTGAACACTCTCTAtgtttaatggggggggggggggactgggtTTTCCCACGCACACGTGTGTGGCCTTTGATTATGGCAGGCCAATTGTCCCATAAATCGAAAATATGGTTTATCACCTCCCTGGGTTTATCAACCGAAAAACTGTCTAGCAAACTAAATCTATGAAGAAACTCTGTGTATCGAGTGAAAAACTGTAATATATATCGAGCAAAAAAGTACATTTATCGCGATATAGGGCTCCTTAGTTTTTCACTCATCTTATCACGGACAAAAAGGCGGATACATTCAGGTCTTCgtggtttttattttctctcagtaaagagtttttgttttaacttcATAAACAGAGTAATAAACATAATTTATGTAAAAAGTCAATAAACTTAGTCTATcaataaactctgtttatcaagcgAGAAACTAAGTTTAGTAATAAACTCTgtttattaaatgaaaaaaagctCTGCTTGACGAAAGAAAATCTAAGTTCATCCAGCGAAGAACAAGCCCAGTGACACTTTAGCATTAGCATTTACCTTTTGACTCCATGACAAATAGGATAGTAGGATGGCTCAATATAGGATATCTCAAACGGTTCGTCATGCCTCTGTCACACTTTGCCAGATATGGCAAACGCATTGAAAACGAATGTCGATTTTTGGCATCCGTTGATATCCGTTAAAATGAGTTTCATGTCCTTTTTATTCTTTGCATGGACGTTTGTCTTCCGGTGATTTCCGTCAGAGCTGCCagaaaactttgtgcatgcacagTTTTtcctcgcaaaaaaaaaaaaaaaaaaaaaaaaaaacggatagCGCGATCTGACCCTTGTCCGATAGTTGTACGTTTTCTCTTGTATCTGTActgtactttgtcgttttcCACGCGTTTCCATCCGCTAGGCCTCCAGTAGAGTCCGTTGCTGCAAGAAATGGAACGGATGGAACGGCTATGTACAGCACATCAAACGCGTACGCACGGTTCTCTGATGTTCGATGTACGTCTCATGAGTCACCCATTTGTTCCTCGTGCGTTCTGTCCTTTGGGCATGCGGTTCTTATTCGTTTCTCATGCGTTTGCGCACGTTTCACTGTCCTGTACACAATCGCCGAAGGTGCGTTTTGTTCGGCCGCGTGTATGTACCGATGTACGCTCCTCTAAAACGGAAAATTTACACTTTatcataatgctgtattttattcttatgttatacatgtactttcttcttttctttttccggattgatgcgcttagaaacatcagtattaagcgctatataaatgtatatataaatgtatatataaatataattctTTTACGGTGGGCCTATCTGGCAAAATTGTGACAGGGGCTTAAGTTACGCTGTCCGCAAAATCTATTACAGACGAAAGGACGaaaggacagacggacggacggacaatccgaaaacataatgcctcctgcGAAACTTCGTGGCGGAGACATACAAATAGATAATTTCTCTTGGACATGTTGGATATTCTGGATTTCATGACTAATCATTTCACGAATATAAGATATGCAGAGGAATTCAGAGGTACTGTACTAAAATCAAATGACAATTTCCACATCTAAACTTCCCGAAGACCTGAGCAGTAATGATGGTGACAGTATAAGTACAAGGACAACTGTCGGAAGATAAAGACATAGACTTATAATAGTTTTGACTACGAtgtaggtaggcctactgtaataTGTAGATCTGTATTTATATTgcagtgtgtgtttttttcaagCTTCATTTCAGTCCAATGCGTTTCGACCTTCCTCTTGGATTACCCAATACAATATTTCCATGGTATGCCGGACCAGTCGCCAGTTTGTGTTTACAAGTATACGTTGAGTGTTCGGGAAACCAAATAAATAAAACAGGAATCAAACCAATTCATGATGAAAATACTGTTTATTCTTGTTGagatgaataacaaaaatgttccTTCATGCAGTCAATAGTTGGAGGAGCAAGAAAATCAGATCGAAACGTTAAAATAAGCAAAGCACGCAGGGAACTGCGGGAAATAAAACAGTGATTTAAAGGAGACTtacggatgattttcagacgtCTGCATttgaaaaatcataaattaGTTGGACtgagaatttatagtgattgagGTGAGGAAAAGGAACGTTTtcagaataaacaaataaattgctatgaacaaggatgatgacatgacagcttCATCATAAGCATGATAAGAATACATAATTATAGTTCTGGCTCAGGGAAGCAGAGTAAAAGAAGAAAGCGTGCATAGATTTGACACAGGCGAACTTGTTAAGGAAAcggtattgttatggaattacactgtatacatttcggaaatatgtgagcctcctacgTCATCTACACTTTTCAGTGTaacttgtttaagatttttcagagtattggtttctctgctcaaggaccccaataaattccacaaatctttaTAATGCAGCTGTCGATTTATATGCTACATGATTTGAAATTACGAAAATCACCTGGAATGCTCCtttacataataatatatagagaaagagataacgAGAGTGAGAAAGATAATACAGATCGAAGGACAAAGAGATATgagccccatttcataaaaacctGATATGATAGGAATGACAACTGTCATGGCAATGACAAGAATCCTGCTTCTTGATTGGCTATTACTACTGgtagttgccattccagcaagagttgctatcctacaAACTACAAAAtaaaggttcaaatttgcaccctATTTGTCCTTAAAGCAGCATCCTGGGGTGCACAATTGAACCTTTAATTATGCAAGTAGAAAATTAAATCTCTTAATATTTAAAAATACGTACCTACAAAGATGCAGATATTATTATCCATCAGAATGTAAGTTTGATCTTACGAGTAAAACACTTaaaaatcttttatgaaatggggccatggagagagagaaagataaaaggaagaggagaggggGATGGAGAAAGATTGACTGAATGAAAGTTTACCAAACATCGGAATGTGATGACGTGCATACTAAGTAGATATCCTCTTTAATTTTATTATCAAATAAATTAATCAATTTtagtatgaaaatgataaacCCAAAGTTTAATAGAAATATACGAGTATCATAATGAGAAACTACAGTTAAATACATTAAAGTGCGAAAACCAGGGAAATAcggtaagagagagagagagagagagagaggaggaggaggaggagatttAAAAGAAGGATAAATGACAAGAGAAGAACCTCACTTTACAGACAGATGACAGCTGGATAAATTGAAATATACTGAGAAATTCAAAAATAGACTTAATGGAAAGAGCGCCCCAGCACGTACTTTATATGACTGACATTTGCACGTTACTTGAGAGGGCTCCCTCAAGCTCGAATAACTGTACCAGTTACTGTACAGACGAAATTTACTTCGACCATTAACcagtaataatattaataatgatgtcattgaaaatttctctcttaaaaaacaacaacaaacaaacaaaaaaggatggttttttcgttttctttctaAAATATCGTCCCATGGTCGCGACGATTTATTTCTTTGGTTGGAATGAAAGATATCTATGACCTACTGAAGTTATAGGATTAAGattattctatattttttcattttagaaCGATATGTTATTTCTGTCTGTTTCAAAGTGTAGTAGGACTAGACAAAGTGTTAATGTCATTAACGAAGGGTACATATTTTGTCAATAGACTGAGACGTGCGTGAGGCCAAACTATGATAGCGTAATGTTTACCTGTACCTTAAAGATAAAAACcaattatgatgattatgatgctAAATATGATACTGATAATTCACATTTtgtcaaaattacttttaatataattttcatgataatgatagtagtaTTTTCATTAGTTTTATCAGTATacctattattactattactattattattatcattattattattattattattattattattattattactattattattacacgGACGGGCAGTTGCTGTGTACATTCACTATAATAAGTGCAACGTGCAAGTATCATTTCCGAAAACAATCAGTGACAATGGAACGTTTTCATCAATACTGCACtgtctaattaaaaaaaaacaacaacaacaattatcaAAGAGTGTGAAAGACACAAAGTTCAATGGGGAATACAGAAAATAGAGGATGAAATAGTATGCAATGCAAATTGCATGATGCGTTATTGAGAATTAAATATACAAACGCCCGACCAGgtaatgtgcattatttgttttataaaaaaaaaaatgtatctgaTTTGAAAATGCGCCGCAGCCATTTTCCCGAGATTCCAAGGATAACACCTGCTCCAAGCTTACTGAACCGCAGAAACAAACAATGCACTAATAAGACACATGAACGGTTTATTGTACTAGTCACTGTTGTAACGGCAAATTAAAGCTGTGCCTCAaggtaatataaaaagaatggTTATGTGGTATAGCTCTCATGATAAAATTTGATAAGGTTCCATATCATCCCTTTACAAAGCGTATAACAGAGCGACGATAACGTTATCATTGGGTGCAATTTGGTCTTGCCTTCCGGGACTACAATGCACTAGTATCACGAATCAGCAAAAGTTGTCGCTTAAAGTTGTTGTTAAAAGGAACACCAGCACAGTGACCCGGGATGTAATCAAAGGCACCTTGTGAATAAGACTACGATCAGAATATGGCACGGGGACAATGAGTTGGATCTTCAGAGTCGCTGTTGAagtagattttgttttgttttgttttgtagttttttttaatagatttgGCAAGAAGGTCACTGATTATGCAAATCCCTTTTCgcgatttttttctctttacttGCCATTAGAATATGAATACACAGCTTCAGCAGCCAATTTTCAAGGCAAATTCGCATTCAACCATTCAACTTAAAACAGTTTCTCCTCAGGCATAGTAGACACGGCTCTAACGGGATGGGATGAGGTTCTGGCAATAATTTGACCATTCAGTATATTGAAAATGGGTGGAACGTTCTCCGTTTCGGCCgatgagttaaaaaaaaaagaagattacgcaaatttccaaaatatttgatGAATCTTTGGAGACACATCAGACTGGCCGCCAGTTGTCGTGAATAAATTTATTCAGTTTCATGCTGTCTAATGCGTTCATCCCAAAGTCCGACTTTAAGATGTCTGCTGTCAATTCTTTGGCCAGCTCGCCGTCTACTTTGTGTTCACGTATACGGTCTTCGTACTTTTCAAGACGCAGCAAAGTTAGAGCCTGGCACATGTCGTCGATAGTCAACCCTGTAAGATCGGCGGGGTATTCAGAGATGTGGGTGTACCGCGAGGTTTTCTCGTCTCGGGTGACTAGCTGCGCAGTACCAACTTTAGTTCCTGCACGTGAGACTACTGGAGGACGGAATGGTGGTTCCGGTGGGTTGCTTGACTTTGGCGGAACGGCTGGTTTTGGCTTAGGCAAGGGTGGTGGGCGTCTTACAACCTGACCCGTCGGTGAGGTAGTGTCTGAGCTGACATTATTCGGAGCGGTAACAGCCGGTGGGGATTTCATGGGCGGGGTACGCCTAGTAGGCACTCTCGGTGGTATCCTTGGTTTTGGAATACTACGTGGTGAATTGTCAGCGAACACAGAATCGCCGTCATCTATCTGATTGGTTACGGGCGAACCATCACCTGGTGATCTTGGTCGCCTGGCAACATCCTCTGGAGACAATTTACCAAGTTCTCCCGGCATCGATTCACCAACTTTAGAATCTTCTGTAGAATCGGGTCGTTCATTTTCTCCGGTCTGAAcattaccaccaccatcatcatcatcgtcctcGTCATCATCGTTATCCTCATCAGTTTCATCTCCATCTCCTTCTCCTCTCGACTTCCTGTCAGCAGTCCCAtcctcaccatcatcaccaGCAGCATCATCACCGGTATCTTCTTTATCTCCTttgccctcctcctcctccttccctccctcctCTCGTTGCTTCATGGcttctctctcctcttcctcctctcgGGCAAGAATGGCGAGCATCATCCTCCGGTGTTTGGCCACACGGATCTCCTCCTCGGTCATCTCGGTTTCATCCTTGTCCTGGAGATCGGTCAAGATGTCCTTCACCGCTCTCTGAGGCTCCTCGGACTCGGTGCTCTCAGCAGGGCCAAAAGTCGACTGGGGCAAAAAGGAAACGCATGAAATGACTGGAGTTTAGTAAGAGTGGTACTTGATGGCAAATGATTATTACTTACATGGACCTTGTAGTGACAGAAAAGTCTCTGGGCCAACTAAAACAATTCTTGTGGTTTACAGTTGGAACTCGTGGAAAATATCTTTGCTTGGAGATGGAATTTGAACCGAAGGTAAACATGTTTGACTGGCTGTTTTACCATTTTGACGTCATAAGGTGCAATTATTACATTTGGAGTgagagagaaacacacacagcagctgtacagtgtacttccgatgtaacgaagtcctcaggaccgacgattttctttcgttgtatcgAAATGTCGTAATGTAAACATTAATAGTGTATAAACAtaagatgataatcataatcattatagatgataatttgggacttgaattttgatttcgTTGTACCGAGAAATTCGTTGTAACCGTGtctgttataacgggagtgcactgtatttccATCAATAGTTCAACTGCACTTCATAGCTACCGCACAGCAGTATTTTGAAGCAGAACTCACACTAGCAACATGTATACAACTACGAAGTCCTGATGAACGTACAGTAGGACTTGGAAATTCAGAATGGAATCCCctatcagtttttttttaacgacTTATATAATTTATTCAAGATTTCTCGAAGCGTAACACAATGCAAGAATGAAAGAATCAATACAACATTATAccaaaggaagaagaaaaaaaaatcatccaagGTGGCCATGAAAAAAGCACAAACACGAACCATAGCTAGCTGTACATTAGAATAAATTGAGCCAGTTAACTTTAATCtctaataacaacaaaacaccgAAGACACTGAAAAGATGAATGGGAATGTGATGTGGTATGTCTGTTAATTTCTTCTAAACACATTTAGTTATCACTACGGAAAGCTGAAATCCTTTTAGACTTTACTCACAAGCCTCGCGGCGGATTCCGCTGATCCCGTAGAGGGCGTTCTTGACATGCGCTTCCCTTCCGCATTTCGGTTCACGCTCGGCGTGCGCTGTTTGATCATGCTGCCGATGGTCACCACTTTGTTTGGGGCAACCTCCTCGTACAGACACGCCGAGTTCCTCTTCGATTTCTTGACAATTTCTTTACTGAACTCGTATATCTGGATATCTGCGGGCGGGGGTGGAGGGAGGAGGACAGATATGAATGGGTTTGTAGTCCCTTAAAGTGTCGCATCCTTTAGCAATTTCAAATCTAGGATGTCTAAGTGCTATTGCTTAACCCCGCAGTATTACCACGGAGCTATAACTCCATGCTATTACTTAAGTTATTCACCTGTATATATTATTATAGGTCGTGAATTTTACAAgatatttcttttcaatattttagaAACGAATTACATTCCTTCAGAACTACTGTGATGCAAGGCTAAAACGGAATTATCGTTCGAATGGAGTCTGACCTTTGTGTCATAGTTAACTTAACGAAAGTAAAGTTACAATGCAATAaaatcaaagaagaaaagaacaataaCATTTCAAGATTCCACATGACTGAATAGATACATAGTACACCAAAGAGGAAAATACATTAGCTCTATCTGGATCATATCATGTCATTATTCGTCGACTAGATCTGTTTACCTGCCTTCCCGCGATACATGTCGAAGTTGACTTTCTTCGTGATATCGCTGGTTATAGCTTCCATATACTCGTCCCAGAATGACTCGGGTTCGCAGGCCAATTTGGTTGCTATGGTTACATCCACGTCGAGGTAAGCGGGGAGAAACAGCACCTTCGGATCGATTTCGTctatgagaaaaaagaaaacaacaacgaagGGCAAGTCTAGAATTAAACCTAACAAATGATGTGGTTTTTCTTTGATACCAATGACAATCACAATGTTGATTATGAGGAGTATGATAATGATACGCATGAACAGCTTAGGAGAATGGTGTATGGGGAACATAGATAATCCTTTGATATACATACAAGCGGAAACATATATTTGGGAAACCTTTTTTGAAAGACCACTCCTGAAAGACGTGTGCGACTACAAGGAATGTCTGCATTgcgtcctttaaaaaaaaagaaaagaaaaccgaGTAACTTAACAAAACcaataaaccaaacaaaacaaaactattcCACTGTTTCCACAAAGTCCACGGATGACGTTGTCAAGAGTAAGGTGTGGCTGGAATATTCTAGTTTAAGCatgactagaaatgtcgctatggcgactggtatgcctccgccataatgcacaATTCTCCACACCTattaggtctatagtacatcttgacaatgtgtgatgacagttttacataattggcaaaacattgaaatgacaggtttgtcacataTGTATTGAATATTCAATCTCCTTGAACGAATGGACgaatggatgaatggctatattgtttaagagtgcaggtatttggggatttgagga of the Diadema setosum chromosome 16, eeDiaSeto1, whole genome shotgun sequence genome contains:
- the LOC140240051 gene encoding uncharacterized protein; this encodes MAEVNYKRVREIMWTDQQYRLRELPVFYGFPLLIKVMKGTNLDVDAKETVKKGEILRIHGDHSQRRVIAADSKGRHWSFPVHIGAKFDVPSKKDRRTSVYMSEIVELDKLPKKFSFAKKDDMQINITGENPTTAGPLIEGDFKTREVTRVRFFKANRISDDEIDPKVLFLPAYLDVDVTIATKLACEPESFWDEYMEAITSDITKKVNFDMYRGKADIQIYEFSKEIVKKSKRNSACLYEEVAPNKVVTIGSMIKQRTPSVNRNAEGKRMSRTPSTGSAESAARLSTFGPAESTESEEPQRAVKDILTDLQDKDETEMTEEEIRVAKHRRMMLAILAREEEEEREAMKQREEGGKEEEEGKGDKEDTGDDAAGDDGEDGTADRKSRGEGDGDETDEDNDDDEDDDDDGGGNVQTGENERPDSTEDSKVGESMPGELGKLSPEDVARRPRSPGDGSPVTNQIDDGDSVFADNSPRSIPKPRIPPRVPTRRTPPMKSPPAVTAPNNVSSDTTSPTGQVVRRPPPLPKPKPAVPPKSSNPPEPPFRPPVVSRAGTKVGTAQLVTRDEKTSRYTHISEYPADLTGLTIDDMCQALTLLRLEKYEDRIREHKVDGELAKELTADILKSDFGMNALDSMKLNKFIHDNWRPV